In Dysidea avara chromosome 3, odDysAvar1.4, whole genome shotgun sequence, a single window of DNA contains:
- the LOC136248765 gene encoding uncharacterized protein, whose translation MKILIAFYTFQSTIHVFTRATRVRFHQCGMAAGGDPGADPRGPWDQNSMGVYLTIPSFRYSNIAQELMEDEEPVGILSAGEKFLYVLPGFDVLGVELQHIKVKGFGKIGPEEETYDLFIKNDISLCRSYPTSILLKDLTVVKESDFSKRIVTENLHFPPQGVIVIWEWEESYDDNITHVSETNSIANSSNSLNSNTDSDATQCSTVVQSTVTFKCIGCQHRTSSQDTLEVVSELLDQGEAVPVNVFPEEENPHDSKAIAFKCWVNNKWKRIGYVVKEARDAVHEARRAGIITQVPFKWAKYKSRFGRSGPGLYAGINITKYGAWGTEVHRCASSCN comes from the exons ATGAAGATTTTAATTGCATTTTACACATTCCAAAGCACTATCCACGTGTTTACACGTGCTACTCGTGTTCGTTTTCATCAGTGCGGGATGGCTGCTGGCGGCGATCCTGGTGCTGATCCACGTGGTCCCTGGGATCAAAACAGTATGGGAGTGTATCTAACTATCCCGTCTTTCAGGTATTCCAACATTGCCCAGGAGTTGATGGAAGATGAAGAACCCGTGGGAATTTTGTCAGCTGGGGAGAAATTCTTGTATGTGTTGCCTGGATTTGACGTTCTTGGTGTTGAATTACAACATATAAAGGTAAAAGGATTCGGAAAAATTGGACCAGAGGAAGAAACTTATGATTTATTCATTAAAAATGACATTTCTTTGTGCCGCTCATACCCTACTTCCATACTTCTTAAGGATCTTACAGTTGTTAAG GAAAGTGATTTTAGTAAGAGGATTGTAACAGAGAACCTTCATTTCCCACCACAGGGGGTGATAGTGATTTGGGAATGGGAGGAATCATATGACGACAATATAACACATGTGTCCGAAACAAATTCAATTGCGAACAGCTCCAATTCATTAAATTCTAATACAGACTCGGATGCCACACAATGTAGTACAGTggtacagtctacagtgacatTCAAGTGCATCGGTTGCCAACACCGTACTTCTTCACAGGACACATTAGAAGTAGTTAGTGAATTGTTGGATCAAGGTGAGGCAGTACCAGTCAATGTATTCCCTGAAGAAGAAAATCCTCACGATTCAAAGGCAATCGCATTTAAATGCTGGGTCAATAACAAATGGAAAAGAATTGGGTATGTTGTTAAAGAAGCACGGGATGCTGTACATGAGGCAAGAAGAGCTGGCATAATTACTCAAGTACCCTTTAAGTGGGCCAAATATAAATCAAGGTTTGGACGGTCTGGTCCAGGATTATATGCAGGGATCAACATCACAAAGTATGGAGCGTGGGGGACAGAAGTGCACAGATGTGCTAGTAGTTGCAATTGA
- the LOC136248763 gene encoding uncharacterized protein, whose amino-acid sequence MKFWNDAGIFVQRYSGTSHCRTGASCRLRVTKILTKQFESPAVAEKHYIAILAANTVTKTASVQQHLPTTTVQHLTTSTSVQHLTTTTSVQHLPMTTSAQNLTNNLTTTTSAQHLPMTTSVQDLTMTTSAQTSVTAHAPVQMQHLLLAPTSVSNSAPTVVSNSAPTVVSNSAPTVVSNSAPTVVSNSKDLIKGFEAKGVMFKTYMYIPEKHPETNEIFYEREDEAHLIKRIASHTRNGGPAKLKLQRYVEALNDSSSGLTYPAFVGSRKQSVVDAERLFSPKLALFMEKRGYDFEARYIRMVWNWRRASDEHGLTSLQRCRYNYELLNFILEDLMPWYRESYDFSLLEVNRSISNVLGFSRETLVAVTTNIEGREHLRRERINSSCPLENPRAASTDDVECFFSMMRDAIGQNFTTKEVKYGMWKIMSQFSKRINPDLPFYYYTSAHHRYYEGAHPDFDKPPLKQPKEKRAPRREQPAAFGPRRATMPVRGTLAVRPKFHNVPLELPPPPNAPIVLHEHSYGATF is encoded by the exons ATGAAATTTTGGAACGATGCAGGCATTTTTGTTCAGAGATATTCAGGGACTTCACATTGTCGAACTG gtgcttcttgtaggttAAGAGTCACCAAGATTCTGACCAAGCAGTTTGAATCTCCTGCAGTAGCTGAAAAGCATTACATTGCTATACTTGCAGCTAACACTGTAACTAAAACAGCGTCAGTTCAGCAGCATTTACCAACTACTACAGTTCAGCATTTGACAACGAGTACTTCAGTTCAGCATTTGACAACCACCACTTCTGTTCAGCATTTACCAATGACTACTTCAGCTCAAAATTTGACAAATAATTTAACAACGACTACTTCTGCTCAGCATCTTCCAATGACTACTTCAGTCCAGGATTTGACAATGACTACTTCAGCCCAGACATCAGTGACTGCGCATGCACCAGTCCAGATGCAGCATTTGCTTTTAGCTCCTACATCAGTTTCTAACTCAGCTCCTACAGTGGTTTCTAACTCGGCTCCTACAGTGGTTTCTAACTCGGCTCCTACAGTGGTTTCTAACTCGGCTCCTACAGTGGTTTCTAACTCAAAGGATTTGATCAAAGGATTTGAAGCAAAGGGTGTGATGTTCAagacatatatgtacataccgGAAAAGCATCCGGAGACGAATGAAATTTTTTATGAACGCGAAGATGAAGCCCACCTGATTAAA CGTATTGCAAGTCACACAAGAAATGGGGGACCAGCTAAATTAAAGTTGCAGAGATATGTAGAAGCACTGAATGACTCAAGTTCTGGGTTAACCTATCCAGCATTTGTTGGGTCAAGGAAACAATCTGTAGTGGATGCTGAACGGTTGTTTAGTCCCAAGTTGGCCTTATTTATGGAGAAAAGAGGGTATGATTTTGAAGCTAGATATATTAGGATGGTGTGGAACTGGAGGAGAGCAAGTGATGAGCATGGCCTCACTAGCTTACAAAGATGTAGGTACAATTATGAGTTGCTCAACTTTATCCTGGAGGATTTGATGCCGTGGTATAGAGAATCCTACGATTTTAGTCTCTTGGAAGTGAACAG GAGCATAAGCAATGTTTTGGGGTTTTCCAGGGAGACATTGGTAGCAGTTACCACCAACATTGAAGGAAGGGAACATCTTCGACGAGAACGCATTAATAGCAGCTGTCCTTTGGAAAATCCAAGAGCAGCTAGTACAGATGATGTTGAATGCTTCTTTAGCATGATGAGGGATGCAATCGGACAGAACTTCACCACCAAGGAGGTCAAATATGGAATGTGGAAGATCATGTCTCAGTTTTCAAAGCGTATTAACCCTGATCTTCcattttattattatacatCTGCTCACCATCGATACTATGAAGGTGCTCATCCTGACTTTGACAAGCCCCCACTGAAACAGCCAAAGGAGAAAAGAGCACCCAGAAGGGAACAACCTGCTGCGTTTGGTCCCAGGCGTGCAACCATGCCTGTTAGAGGGACTTTAGCTGTTAGACCAAAGTTTCACAATGTGCCTTTGGAACTACCCCCACCACCCAATGCTCCCATTGTACTCCATGAACATTCCTATGGCGCAACATTCTGA
- the LOC136251635 gene encoding LOW QUALITY PROTEIN: 2-hydroxyacylsphingosine 1-beta-galactosyltransferase-like (The sequence of the model RefSeq protein was modified relative to this genomic sequence to represent the inferred CDS: substituted 2 bases at 2 genomic stop codons): MERVDFTSHVGISIPLIITTVMGFEYPKTSHALTHYVGPILMSSLPPIDEKMSGWLNTKEEKSVVWEQQDSKRFYISSXVPQQSLLKYPAVAIAILHCGMNRLQETLFHGIPVMCIPYAFDQYELATRLNSFGAGIGLTRTNISTQIITNAVTXSTISESKEYFKQARKICKMHMFAGGVKTAANLVEFYSDIAYDHLVLSSIKDHRKSREVSYTCRYSSGQLIPNSVYVYCLLLILDCLLIYCSYKLLKCCCRVCCSKKQKVE; encoded by the exons ATGGAAAGAGTGGACTTCACTAGCCATGTTGGAATTAGCATTCCTCTGATTATAACCACCGTGATGGGTTTTGAGTACCCAAAGACTAGCCATGCTCTTACCCACTATGTTGGACCAATTCTTATGAGTTCTCTGCCCCCAATTGATGAAAAGATGAGTGGTTGGTTGAATACCAAGGAGGAAAAATCTGTAGTATGGGAACAACAGGACTCT AAGAGATTTTACATATCAAGTTAGGTGCCCCAACAATCTCTCCTCAAGTATCctgctgtagctatagctatactacaCTGTGGTATGAACAGACTTCAAGAAACTCTCTTTCATGGAATACCAGTAATGTGCATACCATATGCTTTTGACCAGTATGAACTGGCCACTAGATTGAATTCTTTTGGGGCAGGGATTGGGTTGACCAGGACTAATATATCTACACAGATAATTACAAACGCAGTGACTTAGTCTACCATTTCTGAAAGCAAAGAGTACTTCAAACAAGCTAGGAAGATTTGTAAGATGCATATGTTTGCTGGTGGAGTTAAAACAGCTGCTAATCTTGTAGAGTTTTATTCAGACATTGCATATGACCATCTGGTTTTAAGTTCGATtaaagatcatagaaaaagtagggaggtctcctacacttgcagatatagtagtggacaattaatccctaattcagtctatgtGTACTGTTTGCTCCTGATCCTGGACTGTCTGTTGATCTACTGTTCCTACAAACTACTGAAGTGTTGTTGTAGAGTTTGCTGTAGTAAGAAGCAAAAAGTTGAATAG
- the LOC136248762 gene encoding UDP-glucuronosyltransferase 2B31-like, with the protein MLRVFTTLLALFGTQCTATNQPPKVETVVEVEPNKLEWVDQPLSILMTAGFFPGHLYPMLGLGEELIKRGHNVTLCTTVMEGSHVIPSLPEKLGINILSAGADNLTQKDYDYVMSLFEAPGWDTVRDYLLPAPWQWTVFKVLQKVTEVNMDDFDIIVSELATVPVATYLARKGNKVVLLSSLLPGMTDGSMPEWPSPLVGFSADMTDDMTFLNRLKCHLLSFIVKPFSRIAYGDKIYQEIADYSKIMEGVSFTRDAGVSIPLIITTVMGFEYPKTSHALTHYVGPILMSSPPPIDEEMSGWLNTKEKKSVVYISMGTTAFISVKMAKALVEGILPTRYDVVWSLRKSNHDVLKEFTLEKKRFCISSWVPQQSLLEHPAVAIAILHCGMNGLQETLFHGIPVICIPYAFDQYELATRLNSFGAGIGLTRTNISAQIITNAVTSISESKEYFKQARKIRKMHMFAGGVKTAANLVEFYSDIGYNHLVPAYIKYGWSWVQYYNFDVYCLLLILDCLLIYCSYKLVKSCCRVCCSKKRKVE; encoded by the coding sequence ATGCTTCGTGTTTTTACGACTTTATTGGCACTGTTTGGTACGCAGTGTACAGCAACAAACCAACCTCCAAAGGTAGAAACTGTAGTTGAAGTTGAACCGAACAAGCTGGAGTGGGTGGATCAACCTCTATCAATCCTGATGACAGCTGGCTTTTTCCCAGGCCACCTGTACCCCATGCTCGGTCTGGGTGAGGAACTGATAAAGAGAGGCCACAATGTCACACTGTGTACAACCGTTATGGAAGGTTCCCATGTTATTCCCAGCCTGCCAGAAAAGCTGGGTATAAACATTCTGAGTGCTGGTGCTGATAATCTGACACAAAAGGACTACGACTATGTGATGAGTCTGTTTGAGGCACCTGGATGGGACACCGTTAGAGATTACCTGCTCCCTGCACCTTGGCAATGGACTGTGTTCAAGGTCTTACAGAAAGTAACGGAAGTAAACATGGATGATTTTGACATCATTGTCAGTGAACTGGCCACTGTACCTGTTGCTACATACTTGGCAAGAAAGGGAAACAAAGTTGTACTTTTAAGCTCTTTGTTACCAGGAATGACAGACGGAAGCATGCCAGAGTGGCCAAGCCCTCTTGTTGGGTTTTCAGCAGACATGACAGATGATATGACATTCCTCAACAGATTGAAATGCCATCTCCTCAGTTTCATTGTCAAGCCATTTTCTCGTATAGCATATGGAGATAAAATATACCAAGAAATCGCTGACTATTCAAAGATTATGGAGGGTGTGTCCTTTACTAGAGACGCTGGAGTTAGCATTCCTCTGATTATAACCACCGTGATGGGTTTTGAGTACCCAAAGACTAGTCATGCTCTTACCCACTATGTTGGACCAATTCTTATGAGTTCTCCACCCCCAATTGATGAAGAGATGAGTGGTTGGTTGAATACTAAGGAGAAGAAATCTGTTGTCTACATCAGTATGGGAACAACAGCATTCATATCTGTCAAAATGGCAAAGGCACTTGTTGAAGGAATCCTGCCTACAAGATACGATGTTGTGTGGTCGCTGCGTAAGAGTAACCACGATGTTTTAAAGGAATTCACTTTGGAAAAGAAGAGATTTTGCATCTCAAGTTGGGTGCCCCAACAATCTCTCCTCGAGCATCCTGCCGTTGCTATAGCTATACTACACTGTGGTATGAACGGACTTCAAGAAACTCTCTTTCATGGAATACCAGTAATATGCATACCATATGCTTTTGACCAGTATGAACTGGCCACTAGATTGAATTCTTTTGGGGCAGGGATTGGGTTGACCAGGACTAATATATCTGCACAGATAATCACAAACGCAGTGACTAGCATTTCTGAAAGCAAAGAATACTTCAAACAAGCTAGGAAGATTCGTAAGATGCATATGTTTGCTGGTGGAGTTAAaacagctgccaatcttgtagAGTTTTATTCAGATATTGGATACAACCATCTGGTTCCAGCCTACATCAAGTATGGATGGAGTTGGGTGCAATATTACAACTTTGACGTGTACTGTTTGCTCCTGATCCTGGACTGTCTGTTGATCTACTGTTCCTACAAACTAGTGAAGTCTTGCTGTAGAGTTTGCTGTAGTAAGAAGCGAAAAGTTGAATAG